ACTGTTCCAGATCTCCGGGATCGAGGAGGTGTCGAACCACACCTACGAGTCGCTGGAGTACCTCCGCATCCACGAGGACATCCAAGAGCGACTCGACGGCGCGACGGTCGACTACCCCGACCTGGCGTACCACGCGCCGTGTCACGCTCGCAGTCAGGGTCTCGACCGTCAGGCAGTCGAACTGTTCAGAGACGTCGACGGCTTCGAGATCGAAGACGTCGGCTCCTCCTGTTCGGGTATCTCGGGCACCTACGGCTGGAAGACCGAGAAGTACGAGAAGTCGATGAAGATCGGCGAGGACATGTTCGACCACATGCACCACGCGAAAGGGAACGTCGGCATGACCGAGTGTCCGACGTGTTCCTCACAGATGGAACACGGTACCGGGTACGAGATCCGCCACCCTCTCCAGTTGCTCGAAGAAGCGGTCGTCTGAGACGGCAGTCGGCGGTCGAGCGCCGGCCCGCACGCCGCACGCTCGGGGTCACTCGGTCGGTATCGGAGAGACCCTGACGTGGCCGTCGGAGCCGACCTCCACCGCCACACGGAGTTCGTCGATCGAACACTCGACGCGGACGCCTCCGGAACTGTTCTCCAACAGGGCGTCGACGGATTCGAGATCGAGATACTCCGAGAGCGGGTCGAGTTCGACGGGATCGACCCCTTTCGCGGCGGCGACTTCGTTCACGACGCGCACGCTCGGTGACGTCGCGTGTGGGTCGTCACCGTTCATCATGCATAGATCGTCGACCGGGTGGATAAATCCACGTCAGACTCGTGACTGACGGAGAGCCCGGTCCCGGCTTGTGCTCCCGTGGACCGTCGGTCCCGGTCAGTCCCCGGCCACCACGTCCTCGTCGGTCGGCGACCGCGCGTCGTACGTGGAGACGAACCGGTTCAGTTCGGTCGTATCGTCCACGCCCGGGAGGGGTTCGTCGGCGGTCCGGCACGGTTCGTCGACGCCCAGGCGGTCGGCGACGAGATCCGCGGTCTCCTCGGCCATCAGCCGGTAGCTCGTCAGCTTCCCGCCGACGATGCTCGCGAAGTTCCCGACGCCGTCGTCGTCGTGATCGAGGACGAAGAAGCCGCGGGAGATACCACGGCTCGCCCCCTTGCCCCCGCTTTGGCTCCCGCGGGCTTCCTCGTCGGGCGCGTAGAGCGGGCGGACGCCCCACCAGGTTCGGAGGACCTCCGCGTCGCGGACGGCCGGGAGCATCTCGCCACACTCGGCGAACATCCGTTCGACCTCCGCCTCGTCGGTGGGGTAGGCGTCGGGGTCGTCGACGACGTTGCTCGTCGTCCCCAAGACGGCCTGGTCGTCGTGTGGGATGACGATGTCGCCGTCGTCGGGGTCCCGACAGCGGTTGAGGACGGGCCCGAGGTCGGGGTAGTCGACCGACACCATCACGCCGCTGGTCGGGCGCATCTCGACCTCGACGCCCGCCATCGCCGCGAGTTTCCCGGCCCACGCGCCGGTGGCGTTCACCACGTACGACGCGGTGACGTCCGTGTCCGCCTCGCCGCCGAGGTGGACGGTCGCGACCCGACCGTCGTCGACGACGATCGACTCGACGGGCGCGTTCGTCAGGACGGTTCCCTCACGCCGTTCGACGTCGGCGGCGTTGGCCGCGACGAGCCGCGAGGGATAGACGACGCCGTCGGGGACGACCATCGCGCGCTCGACGTCGGGGGAGAGGTCGGGGACCCGCTCGTGGGCCTCGTCGCCCGAGATCACCTCGGCGTCGATGTCGTACTCGCGGCACGCCGCGAGCTTCTCGTCGAAGTACGCCGGGTCGTCGTCGGCGAGCTGGACGAACAGCCCTCCCGTGTCGCCGATGCAGTGGCCGGCGATGTCGCGCAGGATGCGGTTCTCCGCGATGCACTCGCGGGCTCCGACCTCGTCGGCCTCGGCGTACCGGGCCCCGCTGTGCAGGAGGCCGTGCGAGCGACCCGTCGTGCCCGAGGAGAGCCCACCCCGGTCGGCCAGCGTCACCGTCAGTCCCCGCATCGCCAGGTCGCGGGCGACGCCTGCGCCGGTCGCACCCCCACCGATCACCAGTACGTCAGTCTCGTGTGTCATCACACCACCTTGGTCTGACATGACTTGACTCTTCGGTCCGTCGCGGGCCCGTTCGGCGCCGCGGCCACGACCCGGGCGCGACGCCCGACCGACGGCACCGGACGGCTCACGAAGCGAGCGATCGAAGCGGCTAACACTTCGTACACTCTCCGAGGGGTATGGAACGACTCGTCACCGTCGTCCCGGAGGCGGGCCTCCACGCCCGTCCGGCGTCGAAGTTCGTCGAGACCGCGAACGAGTACGACTGCGAGCTACAGATCGGCCCCGAGGAGGGCACGCTCGTCAACGCGCGGAGCATGCTCGGGGTGACGGGACTCGGGGTGAAGTCGGGCGAGCGCGTGCGGTTGGTCGCCGAGGGGGAGGACAGCGAGGCCGCGCTGGACGCGCTCGAATCGGTACTGTCGACCGAGG
This Salinigranum marinum DNA region includes the following protein-coding sequences:
- a CDS encoding HalOD1 output domain-containing protein; this translates as MMNGDDPHATSPSVRVVNEVAAAKGVDPVELDPLSEYLDLESVDALLENSSGGVRVECSIDELRVAVEVGSDGHVRVSPIPTE
- a CDS encoding FAD-dependent oxidoreductase: MTHETDVLVIGGGATGAGVARDLAMRGLTVTLADRGGLSSGTTGRSHGLLHSGARYAEADEVGARECIAENRILRDIAGHCIGDTGGLFVQLADDDPAYFDEKLAACREYDIDAEVISGDEAHERVPDLSPDVERAMVVPDGVVYPSRLVAANAADVERREGTVLTNAPVESIVVDDGRVATVHLGGEADTDVTASYVVNATGAWAGKLAAMAGVEVEMRPTSGVMVSVDYPDLGPVLNRCRDPDDGDIVIPHDDQAVLGTTSNVVDDPDAYPTDEAEVERMFAECGEMLPAVRDAEVLRTWWGVRPLYAPDEEARGSQSGGKGASRGISRGFFVLDHDDDGVGNFASIVGGKLTSYRLMAEETADLVADRLGVDEPCRTADEPLPGVDDTTELNRFVSTYDARSPTDEDVVAGD
- the ptsH1 gene encoding phosphocarrier protein HPr, whose protein sequence is MERLVTVVPEAGLHARPASKFVETANEYDCELQIGPEEGTLVNARSMLGVTGLGVKSGERVRLVAEGEDSEAALDALESVLSTEEVEE